TTCTTCCAAATTTATCTGCTATTGAACCCCAGAATAAATATCCTACTAACTGCCCAATACCTTGTAAGCTATACATAGAACCTGCTACTGCTGCTGTCATCCCTATTCCTGTTACCAAATATGTAGTTGCATTGTTTGAAAATGCTGAGTATGCTGTAAAATTAGCACCTGATAAAATAATTGTTCCTAATCCAATCCACAAATATTTCCCCTTATACATACTTATATAACTAATTTTTTCACCTGTTTCTTTTCCTTTTTTAACCAATTCTTTTGTATACTCTGAATCATCTGGTACAAAGAAAAATGCCAAAACAGCTCCAACTATAGGTGGTATAATCGCAGTATACATTAATATTTGCCAATTTGCATCACCTAAAAGTCCATACACTTTACCACCAAAAATCATAGCTAGCGAAAATAAAGCAGTTAATACAGCAGCTAACTTACCACGATATTTACTTGGAAACATATCTGCTACTAAAGGCATAGCTGTTCCAAATACACCACCTAATACTACTCCTGTACATAAACGTGCAAATTTCCATAACATAATATTTGTAGGGGATAGCATTGGTATAAAAGTTGTCAACCCAATTAATAGAGCTACACTAATTAAAGTTTTCTTTTTACCAAGTTTTGTAGAAATTACTCCAAAAATGAATGTACCTGGAATTGTACCAAAGGACATGACAGCAAATATTTCCTCTGTCTGTTTTAATGAAAAACCAAAACCGCCTTCTGCCAAAGTATAAATCATTGTTGGTTTAATAAAAGTACCTACCATAAAATTATAGCAATAAAAAAAGTATATTAAAGCGATAGAAAAAAATGCAATGCCTCTTTTTAGATTTGAATAATCTTTTCCTAGTATAATATCATTTTCTATCACATCTGTTGTTTTCATATTTTTCATAATTACCCCTCCCTTACTGTTAATCATACTATTCCTAAAAATTTCACTTCCTATATTTCATACATAATTTTTATTTAAGTTTTATATAAATTTCTTGTTTAAACGCTTTATACATTTCTTGTTTAAATTCTATATATATTTCTTATTCAACCTTATATAACAAGAATATTTACTTATATAATTTCTAAATATATTTATACTTTAAGCCTTCTTACTCTTCTACACCCATATACATCTGCTTTAAAACATCCATACCATCAAAAGTCATCCATTCTTCCTTTACCTTACCTTGTAGTACATGATAATGATTAATTCCCATTACCTCCACATGTTTTCCAGAAGGTTGTCCAAAAAATCCAATGCCTTCATTTATTCCACGCAGTCTCCATCTCACAGATACATCATACCCTTCATTTTTTTCCTTTTGATTACAAGTTACTCTCTCTACTTCATAACTGCCATTTGGAATTGAAGCAAGTAAACTTACAATCATTCCTTGAATCTCATCATACCCATTTAAATCTTTATCACATATGAAATGTACCACTGCATTATCGTGATAATACTTTTTAACTTCATTTATATATTTATAATTGTAAATGCGACTTGTCATCTCAAGCATCATTTCACCAACAGAATCATCTTTAGCTTGATACTTTGCTGGCATAAATTGACCATCCATAGACTCACATATACCATAAGTTGATTGTAAACTTAATACTTTAGATGCACTTGCCTTTGCCATATTTTTTGCCACTTCTTGAGGATTTAACCCTAATTGAGTAACAATCCATAAATTATCCCTAACTAGCCATTCTTCATGAATTCTATTACTCGTTGTAGCACAATCAATTACAGTTCTAAAATTTATCTTTTTTCCAGTTGCTGGAGCAAAATTACTGTCACCTAAATTAGTTGCTGTAGACAAAACACGGTGTGAAGACAAAAAACCATCAGCACCAAAATTAGACCATATTACATTTTGACCAATCAGCCTTCTATCTGGAAATGCGTGTAGAGTTTGAAGAGTATTTGAAATAACATCTTTTATACCAACTAAATTAGAAGAACCACAGTGCATTGTCACATTATTGTGATATGTATCATAAATAACTCCAATACCTTTTTCTTCCCAAATATTATGCGTAATTTTCATAATATAGTCTACAAAGTCTCTATACTTAGAATCAAATCCAGGCAATTGCTGCTCCCTTTTTGTTTGATTTGAAAAATCATTATAATCCATTACTCCAACAGGTGTTACTTCTAGTGAATCTCCATAGTAAATTTTTGTAGACTCCATATTATTTTCTCCCTTCAATGTAATTTCTTCATCTTTTTTAATAGTATTGTTCTCAGTACTTTTATCTGCATTAGCTTTAATAGTATTATTCTC
This sequence is a window from Clostridioides difficile. Protein-coding genes within it:
- a CDS encoding MFS transporter; its protein translation is MKNMKTTDVIENDIILGKDYSNLKRGIAFFSIALIYFFYCYNFMVGTFIKPTMIYTLAEGGFGFSLKQTEEIFAVMSFGTIPGTFIFGVISTKLGKKKTLISVALLIGLTTFIPMLSPTNIMLWKFARLCTGVVLGGVFGTAMPLVADMFPSKYRGKLAAVLTALFSLAMIFGGKVYGLLGDANWQILMYTAIIPPIVGAVLAFFFVPDDSEYTKELVKKGKETGEKISYISMYKGKYLWIGLGTIILSGANFTAYSAFSNNATTYLVTGIGMTAAVAGSMYSLQGIGQLVGYLFWGSIADKFGRKVPFIGMALAAVFVFIYTKLGGDNTTAFYMISVLLGVAVGYSGAWGAYYTELFPSKYRSLSSGMSFNGGRIISTFAIPAIAGTASGALGMTTIFYISTAVFVAGAIVWLFLPETLNKKE
- a CDS encoding ester cyclase — translated: MNKNNTNKADTDEINENNTIKANADKSTENNTIKKDEEITLKGENNMESTKIYYGDSLEVTPVGVMDYNDFSNQTKREQQLPGFDSKYRDFVDYIMKITHNIWEEKGIGVIYDTYHNNVTMHCGSSNLVGIKDVISNTLQTLHAFPDRRLIGQNVIWSNFGADGFLSSHRVLSTATNLGDSNFAPATGKKINFRTVIDCATTSNRIHEEWLVRDNLWIVTQLGLNPQEVAKNMAKASASKVLSLQSTYGICESMDGQFMPAKYQAKDDSVGEMMLEMTSRIYNYKYINEVKKYYHDNAVVHFICDKDLNGYDEIQGMIVSLLASIPNGSYEVERVTCNQKEKNEGYDVSVRWRLRGINEGIGFFGQPSGKHVEVMGINHYHVLQGKVKEEWMTFDGMDVLKQMYMGVEE